Proteins encoded in a region of the Carassius auratus strain Wakin chromosome 21, ASM336829v1, whole genome shotgun sequence genome:
- the LOC113039219 gene encoding uncharacterized protein LOC113039219: MMASGSKLSQVQPQPLMAVVLDGLSEMELTPSKFGSVPRGSPMSYHCPPKKSSDLLLHHMAPEFPSLPVMQHIFPRLHFVPTLHQFMHLQSLEVSPQLSCEIAKETQQQSKCPAWTQLRRPRLTASRFWDACCSRACRAELESAAIQMIRGSTKQTAAMKRGLLVEPEVLANYAELLRVNVLPAGFVIHPDAPHLGASPDGRVYDPSESPPFGLVEVKSSTKTDPSQVAHLKVQEGHASLRRSHKYYWQVQGQLAITGLTWCDFVTDTRSTLTVERIWRDDSFIAEMKEQLDIYYYGTYMNSYLKLH, from the coding sequence ATGATGGCATCTGGAAGCAAATTAAGCCAGGTGCAGCCCCAACCTCTCATGGCTGTTGTATTGGATGGGCTTTCTGAGATGGAGTTGACGCCATCTAAATTTGGGTCTGTCCCTCGTGGATCCCCCATGTCCTATCACTGTCCACCCAAGAAGTCCAGTGACCTCCTCCTACACCACATGGCTCCAGAATTTCCATCCCTTCCTGTGATGCAGCACATTTTTCCCAGGTTGCATTTTGTCCCGACCTTGCATCAGTTTATGCATCTCCAGTCTCTTGAAGTGTCACCGCAGCTGTCCTGTGAGATAGCAAAAGAAACTCAGCAGCAATCCAAATGTCCTGCGTGGACACAGCTACGGCGACCAAGGCTGACTGCTAGTCGTTTTTGGGATGCTTGTTGTAGTAGGGCGTGTCGTGCAGAGCTGGAGTCTGCAGCTATTCAGATGATCAGAGGCTCCACAAAGCAAACAGCTGCAATGAAGCGTGGGCTACTAGTGGAGCCTGAAGTACTGGCAAACTATGCTGAACTGTTGCGAGTTAATGTGTTACCAGCAGGATTCGTCATTCACCCTGACGCACCACATCTCGGGGCCAGTCCAGACGGTCGGGTGTATGACCCTTCAGAGTCACCTCCTTTTGGCCTGGTTGAAGTGAAGAGCAGCACAAAAACTGATCCATCTCAGGTTGCTCACCTCAAGGTGCAGGAAGGCCACGCCAGTCTGAGGCGTTCACATAAGTACTACTGGCAGGTTCAGGGCCAACTGGCAATCACAGGATTGACATGGTGTGACTTTGTTACCGATACCCGATCAACTTTAACCGTGGAAAGAATTTGGCGTGATGACTCATTCATTGCGGAAATGAAAGAGCAAttagatatatattattatggCACATACATGAATTCATACCTTAAATTACACTAA